From a single Sceloporus undulatus isolate JIND9_A2432 ecotype Alabama unplaced genomic scaffold, SceUnd_v1.1 scaffold_36259, whole genome shotgun sequence genomic region:
- the LOC121918786 gene encoding calcium/calmodulin-dependent protein kinase II inhibitor 2-like yields MSEVLPFSEEKLGSYGEVVGGQPVGQISFTCRLQDTNNFYAGGQAKRPPKLGQIGRSKCGKKGMGVMGQKGLAHLGGVCGG; encoded by the coding sequence atgTCGGAGGTGCTGCCTTTCAGCGAGGAGAAGCTGGGCTCCTATGGGGAAGTGGTGGGGGGCCAGCCAGTGGGGCAGATCTCCTTCACCTGCCGCCTCCAGGACACCAACAACTTCTATGCTGGGGGGCAAGCCAAGAGGCCCCCCAAACTGGGCCAGATCGGACGCAGCAAGTGCGGTAAGAAGGGCATGGGCGTCATGGGGCAAAAGGGGCTGGCACACTTGGGGGGTGTATGTGGGGGATAG